A single region of the Psychrobacter alimentarius genome encodes:
- a CDS encoding transporter substrate-binding domain-containing protein — MMSNSRLLWSSMTITAALMLSACSQPANDATDASADPAAADTSGKTIRIATEGAYPPFNYTNADGSLAGYDIDVANALCDQMQAKCEIVAQDWDGIIPGLLAQKYDAVVAGMSITPERQEKVDFTEPYFANTMVWLTSTDGKFDPMAISNLTLGGQRSTTPGAYLQDNYEGKNGNTVQLYDNYDNAYLDLKSGRSDAVLAEKVSAKSWLADNPEGFGIVGDEIDNDDNIAIAVRKGDALRDDFNKALSEIRSNGELARLEQANFGQ, encoded by the coding sequence ATGATGTCGAATTCTCGCCTATTGTGGTCATCGATGACTATTACCGCCGCGTTGATGCTGAGTGCTTGTAGTCAACCCGCTAATGATGCTACGGATGCCAGCGCTGATCCAGCGGCAGCAGACACGTCTGGCAAGACCATTCGTATTGCTACCGAGGGCGCTTACCCTCCTTTTAACTATACCAATGCTGATGGCAGCTTGGCAGGTTATGATATAGACGTCGCCAACGCTTTGTGTGATCAGATGCAAGCCAAGTGTGAAATCGTTGCTCAAGATTGGGATGGTATTATTCCTGGTCTGCTGGCACAAAAATATGACGCGGTTGTGGCTGGCATGTCGATTACGCCTGAACGCCAAGAAAAGGTGGATTTTACCGAACCTTACTTCGCCAACACTATGGTTTGGTTGACCAGTACCGACGGCAAATTTGATCCTATGGCGATTAGTAATTTGACGCTTGGCGGTCAACGCTCAACCACGCCTGGTGCGTATCTGCAAGACAACTATGAAGGCAAAAACGGTAATACCGTGCAGTTGTATGACAATTATGACAATGCTTATCTAGATCTGAAGTCTGGTCGTAGTGATGCCGTATTGGCAGAAAAAGTATCTGCAAAATCATGGTTGGCAGACAACCCTGAAGGCTTCGGTATTGTTGGCGATGAAATCGACAACGACGATAATATTGCCATTGCTGTTCGTAAAGGTGATGCCCTCAGAGACGACTTTAATAAAGCGCTCAGTGAAATCCGTAGTAATGGTGAACTGGCACGTCTTGAGCAAGCAAACTTTGGTCAATAA
- a CDS encoding transporter substrate-binding domain-containing protein — translation MTISMTSSLKHKSLKSKAFWLAPLSAAILMLAGCNNSSAPEEGAAADTQADAPLNIKIATESSYKPFSYTDADGKLIGYEIELVDALCAQMQAKCDVISQDWDGLIPGLNAQKFDAVIAGMTITPERQEVVEFSDPYFHTGIILIGKKGDDVSVADLKGQPIASQRSTVASQYLQDEHADADIKLYDTQDNAYLDLTSGRVRAMMSDKVTGMDWLKTDAGKDYEIKGQEIITDQDAMGIAFRKGDPLIAKFNKALAELKEKGTYDQITGSYFGTSSTAAAQKAAATAGVEKAVVVEGDDTNVDANAVIANEEQAEAATN, via the coding sequence ATGACAATCTCTATGACATCGTCTCTAAAACATAAGTCTCTAAAGAGCAAGGCGTTTTGGCTGGCACCACTCAGTGCTGCGATATTAATGCTGGCAGGCTGTAACAACAGCTCAGCTCCAGAAGAGGGTGCTGCTGCTGATACGCAAGCTGATGCGCCGTTGAATATAAAAATAGCCACCGAATCAAGCTATAAACCATTTAGCTATACAGATGCTGATGGCAAATTGATTGGCTACGAAATCGAGCTGGTTGACGCTCTGTGTGCGCAGATGCAGGCAAAGTGTGATGTTATTTCTCAAGATTGGGATGGCTTGATTCCAGGACTAAACGCACAGAAATTTGATGCTGTTATCGCTGGTATGACCATCACTCCTGAACGTCAAGAAGTCGTAGAATTCAGCGACCCGTATTTTCATACCGGCATTATTTTGATCGGTAAAAAAGGTGATGACGTCAGTGTGGCAGATTTAAAAGGTCAGCCTATCGCTTCACAGCGTTCAACTGTTGCTTCACAATACTTGCAAGATGAGCATGCTGATGCTGATATCAAGCTTTATGATACCCAAGATAATGCGTATCTGGATCTGACATCAGGTCGTGTACGTGCCATGATGTCTGATAAAGTCACAGGTATGGACTGGTTGAAAACTGATGCTGGTAAAGATTATGAAATAAAAGGCCAAGAAATCATTACTGACCAAGATGCGATGGGCATTGCGTTCCGTAAAGGTGATCCACTGATTGCTAAGTTCAACAAAGCTTTGGCTGAGCTAAAAGAAAAAGGGACTTACGATCAAATCACAGGTAGCTATTTTGGCACCAGCTCAACTGCCGCTGCACAAAAGGCAGCCGCAACGGCAGGCGTAGAAAAAGCAGTAGTGGTTGAAGGGGACGACACCAATGTTGATGCTAATGCTGTTATCGCTAATGAAGAGCAAGCAGAAGCAGCGACCAATTAA
- a CDS encoding ABC transporter substrate-binding protein, producing MMLVFALIGCGNGRNDTTDTATQDKAASGDVLRIATEGAYAPFNYTNSDGTLGGFDVDIANALCADMNMTCDITSQDWDGIIPGLKAGKYDAIVAAMSVTPERAQQVSFTEPYFSNTLVFLAKKDSSFDPSKSEDINSHSIAAQRSTISSQWLEKAYPKAEMKLYDTLSNAFLDLGSNRVDAMVSDKLPALEWLGTKSGSAYALKGEEIDINDNFAIAVRPNDALQAKLNQALANIKADGTYDKIHQKYFAIPKTSAAENTATEKPAE from the coding sequence ATGATGTTGGTATTCGCTTTGATAGGTTGCGGTAATGGTCGAAATGATACGACTGATACAGCGACTCAGGATAAAGCAGCATCAGGCGACGTATTGCGTATCGCTACCGAAGGCGCGTATGCACCTTTTAACTATACCAATTCTGATGGCACGCTTGGCGGTTTTGATGTCGATATTGCCAATGCGTTATGTGCTGATATGAACATGACTTGTGATATCACGTCACAAGATTGGGACGGTATCATTCCTGGTCTAAAAGCGGGTAAGTACGATGCGATTGTGGCTGCCATGTCAGTGACACCTGAGCGCGCGCAACAAGTGAGTTTTACAGAACCGTATTTTAGTAACACACTGGTTTTTTTGGCCAAAAAAGACAGTAGTTTTGATCCTAGCAAGAGTGAAGACATCAATTCGCACTCTATTGCTGCTCAGCGCTCAACCATCTCTTCACAATGGCTTGAAAAGGCGTACCCAAAAGCGGAAATGAAGCTTTATGATACCCTAAGTAATGCGTTTTTGGATTTGGGCTCAAATCGGGTCGATGCGATGGTTTCTGATAAGTTGCCAGCGTTAGAGTGGCTGGGCACCAAATCAGGCAGTGCTTATGCGCTCAAAGGTGAAGAGATCGATATCAATGATAATTTTGCCATTGCTGTACGTCCAAACGATGCATTACAAGCGAAGCTCAATCAGGCATTGGCCAATATCAAGGCTGATGGCACCTATGATAAAATCCATCAAAAGTATTTTGCGATTCCAAAAACAAGTGCAGCAGAAAATACAGCGACAGAAAAACCTGCTGAATAG
- a CDS encoding ABC transporter permease — MFDLQGFGALLLSGATVTIKLAVTSLVIGMVLGLLGATAKLSNIWLLRKIATVYTATMRGIPELLLVLFIYYGGSILLMTLLKKFGYNEYIEISAFWGGVMALSIAFGAYATEIFRMSIQEIPIGQSEAAQAIGMRPLQTFYRITLPQVWQIALPGLGNLFLVLLKDTALVSVVGLKDIMYQSSRAAQSTQQPFTFYMAAAIIYLGLTMLITGFMMWLEWRANPAARYAKKISRQSTHSQSTIG, encoded by the coding sequence GTGTTTGATTTACAAGGATTTGGCGCGCTATTACTAAGCGGCGCTACCGTCACCATCAAACTTGCCGTGACCAGTTTGGTCATTGGTATGGTTTTGGGACTACTCGGTGCCACAGCTAAGCTGTCAAATATTTGGCTGCTGCGTAAGATTGCGACTGTCTATACGGCGACAATGCGCGGTATTCCAGAGCTGTTATTGGTACTGTTTATCTATTATGGCGGCTCTATACTGCTGATGACACTGCTTAAAAAATTCGGCTATAACGAATATATCGAGATCAGTGCATTCTGGGGCGGCGTCATGGCGTTGTCTATTGCTTTTGGTGCTTATGCGACCGAAATTTTTCGTATGTCAATTCAAGAGATTCCGATAGGGCAGAGTGAGGCGGCGCAAGCGATTGGTATGCGTCCTTTGCAAACGTTTTATCGTATTACTTTACCGCAAGTGTGGCAGATTGCCTTACCGGGTTTGGGTAACTTGTTTTTGGTATTGTTAAAAGATACGGCATTGGTATCGGTCGTGGGTCTAAAAGACATTATGTATCAGTCATCGCGTGCCGCTCAGTCAACGCAGCAGCCATTTACGTTTTATATGGCAGCCGCGATTATTTATTTGGGTTTGACCATGTTGATTACCGGTTTTATGATGTGGCTTGAGTGGCGCGCCAATCCAGCGGCACGCTATGCCAAAAAAATAAGCCGTCAATCAACTCACAGTCAATCGACCATAGGATAG
- a CDS encoding ABC transporter permease, whose product MDWNWQVIFDNIPELLNGAVLTVQLVVLSGVIGLFFGLVLAQLRLSKNWLVQILPFSYIFFFRGTPLLVQIFLIYYGLGQFEAVRNSFLWEPVLSQAYWCAIIAFTMNTSAYLAEIIRGAIQTIPVGELEAADAIGMSKWQKLTRITLPRAFGIVIPAYSNEVVFMLKGSALASTIALMDITGVARTISARTYTLMELFFAAGVIYLLLSWVILFSFRLFEKRMNRHASYVPPDVITNTIP is encoded by the coding sequence ATGGATTGGAATTGGCAGGTCATTTTCGATAATATTCCTGAGCTGTTGAATGGCGCGGTTTTGACCGTACAGCTGGTCGTGCTTTCAGGCGTGATTGGACTGTTTTTCGGTTTGGTTTTGGCACAGCTGCGTCTGTCAAAAAACTGGTTGGTACAGATACTACCGTTTTCTTACATCTTCTTTTTCCGTGGCACACCGCTACTGGTACAGATATTTTTAATTTACTATGGTTTGGGTCAGTTTGAAGCCGTACGTAATTCGTTCTTATGGGAGCCTGTGCTGAGCCAAGCGTATTGGTGTGCCATTATTGCGTTCACCATGAATACCAGTGCGTACTTAGCCGAAATCATTCGCGGTGCAATTCAGACGATTCCTGTTGGTGAGCTAGAAGCTGCTGATGCTATTGGTATGTCAAAATGGCAGAAGCTTACGCGCATCACGTTACCTCGCGCCTTTGGTATCGTGATTCCTGCCTATAGTAACGAAGTGGTTTTTATGCTTAAGGGCAGCGCGCTGGCATCTACCATTGCATTGATGGATATTACAGGGGTTGCTCGTACTATTAGTGCGCGTACTTATACCTTGATGGAGTTGTTCTTTGCGGCTGGCGTGATTTATCTTCTATTGTCGTGGGTCATATTATTTAGTTTTAGATTGTTTGAAAAAAGAATGAATCGCCATGCAAGCTATGTACCGCCAGATGTAATTACCAATACCATACCTTAG
- a CDS encoding fumarylacetoacetate hydrolase family protein translates to MSQSPHMSLVDAITDNVNADTSTTNVNDNVRASIGKVVCVGRNYAEHARELGNEVPKSPIFFMKPASSVVSVRHDIVRPNPEIYGDTHYEAELCIQLSADLSAATAEQAKQAIGGVTLGLDLTLRDLQSKLKEKGHPWERAKCFDGACVLADWLKPESFGDFSQVNYQLTINDKLAQDGDSAMMLFSVYELLAEISHAFSLQAGDVIMTGTPSGVGILQANDKLKLTLGAHEWQVNVR, encoded by the coding sequence ATGAGTCAATCACCACATATGTCTTTAGTCGATGCCATTACTGATAACGTCAATGCTGATACGAGCACTACCAATGTCAATGACAACGTACGTGCCTCTATTGGCAAAGTAGTCTGCGTTGGTCGCAACTATGCCGAGCATGCTCGCGAACTTGGTAATGAAGTCCCAAAATCGCCTATATTTTTTATGAAACCTGCCTCTTCAGTCGTCAGTGTACGTCATGATATTGTTCGCCCCAATCCTGAGATATATGGTGACACGCATTATGAAGCGGAGCTTTGTATTCAACTGTCAGCGGATTTGTCTGCTGCAACTGCTGAGCAAGCAAAGCAAGCGATTGGTGGAGTGACGTTAGGGCTTGATTTAACCTTACGTGACCTGCAAAGTAAGCTAAAAGAAAAAGGTCATCCGTGGGAGCGTGCTAAGTGTTTTGATGGGGCGTGCGTGCTTGCTGATTGGCTCAAGCCAGAATCTTTTGGTGATTTTAGTCAAGTAAATTACCAACTCACTATCAATGACAAGCTGGCGCAAGATGGCGATAGTGCGATGATGCTGTTTTCAGTTTATGAGCTACTGGCAGAGATTAGCCACGCTTTTAGCTTGCAGGCAGGGGATGTGATTATGACTGGAACGCCAAGCGGCGTTGGTATTTTACAAGCGAATGATAAATTAAAATTAACGCTTGGGGCGCACGAATGGCAGGTAAATGTTCGCTAA
- a CDS encoding PhoX family protein: MTLLNKELELAHEIVEDSNPTNNTDFQTIINRRLNRRSILKGGTGLTAAAFFGALPLVGCSDDDDNSRPIVENGNDAAIPAQGDLKRPETLKFKAVAHSTAETMTVADGYKAEIILPLGTPLMPGIEDWKDNREQSAESFEWRMGDNHDGMWFFGKKGNAYDAKAAESGLLVMNHEYVNSEELSPFGYYVTQDKDAAPLFQSRRLASDIRREVNCHGVAVVEMIRRADGKGYEMVPTSKYNRRITSSTTSQLAGPVAGSDLVKTKFDPTGYQTRGINNNCGAGLSPWGTYLTTEENFLGVFARGQDASQLSAGHNYGRERYGASENSPGSRYLWHTPDAKDAIIPDEFSRWDMTAVGTNATEDHRNGFNTFGYITEIDPFDPKSMPQKRTAMGRFAHENCAYAPVEQGKPVVFYMGDDARGEYIYKFVSKAVWSNNDIGGGLKAGDKYLNDGTLYVAIFNEDGSGEWKALIHGQNGLDTSNSELPFSGQDEVLIFARAAADVVGATKMDRPEWVSVSPMTGEVYVTLTNNTNRGVKDDQPLSASNPRSYNVDGKLRGNENGHIIRWAEAGGDHTAMSFEWDIYLFATPYDLAAENLSQLNDSNDLSSPDGLYFDPRGVLWIQTDDGAYTDTTSCMLLAALPGKVSDGTAITTSAGQQTRVGMPASNDNIKRFFVGPEGCEVTGITMTPDFKTLFINIQHPGNSWGAITGGTIPRSATVMITRDDGDVILAESFDTAENVA, translated from the coding sequence ATGACATTGTTAAATAAAGAGCTAGAACTCGCGCACGAAATCGTTGAAGATTCAAATCCTACCAATAACACTGATTTTCAGACCATTATCAATCGTCGTCTGAATCGCCGTAGTATTTTAAAAGGCGGTACAGGATTGACTGCAGCCGCATTTTTTGGGGCGCTACCTTTGGTGGGTTGTAGCGATGATGACGATAACAGCCGTCCTATTGTAGAAAATGGCAATGATGCAGCCATTCCTGCTCAAGGTGACTTAAAACGCCCTGAAACGTTAAAGTTCAAAGCAGTAGCTCACTCAACTGCCGAGACAATGACGGTAGCAGACGGTTATAAAGCAGAAATCATATTGCCACTTGGCACACCACTGATGCCTGGGATTGAGGATTGGAAAGACAATCGTGAGCAATCAGCTGAGTCCTTTGAATGGCGCATGGGCGACAATCATGATGGTATGTGGTTTTTTGGCAAAAAAGGCAACGCATATGATGCCAAGGCCGCAGAAAGTGGTCTGCTGGTAATGAATCATGAATATGTGAACAGTGAAGAGTTGAGCCCATTTGGTTATTACGTCACTCAAGATAAAGATGCCGCGCCTTTATTTCAAAGCCGTCGTCTTGCCAGTGATATCCGCCGAGAGGTCAACTGTCACGGAGTAGCAGTGGTTGAGATGATTCGCCGTGCAGACGGCAAAGGCTATGAGATGGTACCAACGTCAAAATACAATCGCCGTATTACCAGCAGTACGACTTCGCAGTTGGCTGGCCCCGTGGCTGGATCTGATTTGGTAAAGACCAAGTTCGATCCAACAGGGTATCAAACTCGCGGTATCAACAATAATTGCGGCGCAGGGTTGTCACCTTGGGGCACATACCTCACCACAGAAGAAAACTTCTTAGGTGTGTTCGCACGTGGGCAAGATGCCAGTCAATTAAGCGCTGGACACAACTATGGTCGTGAGCGTTATGGGGCATCAGAAAACTCTCCAGGCTCTAGATATTTATGGCATACCCCTGACGCAAAAGACGCCATCATACCAGATGAGTTTTCACGCTGGGATATGACGGCAGTTGGTACAAATGCCACTGAAGATCACCGTAATGGCTTTAATACTTTTGGCTATATCACAGAGATTGATCCTTTTGACCCAAAATCTATGCCACAAAAGCGCACAGCGATGGGACGTTTTGCTCATGAAAACTGTGCCTATGCGCCCGTGGAACAAGGCAAGCCCGTCGTTTTTTATATGGGTGATGATGCCCGAGGCGAATATATCTATAAGTTTGTCTCAAAAGCTGTGTGGTCGAACAATGACATTGGTGGCGGCTTAAAAGCAGGCGATAAATATCTGAATGACGGCACACTATATGTGGCTATTTTCAATGAAGATGGTAGTGGTGAATGGAAAGCCTTGATTCATGGTCAAAATGGCTTAGATACGTCTAATAGTGAGCTGCCTTTTAGTGGACAAGATGAGGTATTGATTTTTGCCCGCGCAGCAGCTGATGTGGTTGGTGCCACTAAGATGGATCGACCTGAATGGGTGTCAGTCAGTCCGATGACAGGCGAGGTATATGTGACCTTGACCAATAACACCAATCGCGGCGTCAAAGATGACCAACCACTTTCTGCTTCTAATCCACGCAGCTATAACGTTGATGGTAAACTCAGGGGTAATGAAAATGGTCACATCATTCGCTGGGCAGAAGCAGGCGGCGATCATACAGCGATGAGTTTTGAGTGGGATATTTATCTGTTTGCCACACCTTATGATCTGGCTGCAGAAAATTTGTCACAGTTAAATGATAGCAATGATTTGTCATCTCCCGATGGTTTGTACTTCGATCCACGCGGTGTGTTGTGGATTCAGACAGATGATGGCGCTTACACCGATACCACCAGCTGTATGTTGCTGGCAGCGTTGCCTGGTAAAGTCAGTGATGGAACCGCCATAACGACGTCGGCAGGACAACAAACACGAGTTGGAATGCCTGCTAGTAATGATAATATCAAACGTTTCTTTGTCGGTCCCGAAGGCTGCGAAGTGACAGGTATTACCATGACGCCAGACTTCAAAACCCTCTTTATCAATATCCAGCATCCAGGTAATAGTTGGGGAGCCATCACAGGTGGTACGATTCCGCGCTCAGCCACGGTAATGATTACTCGTGATGATGGAGATGTTATCTTGGCAGAGTCCTTTGATACAGCAGAAAATGTGGCTTAA
- a CDS encoding alpha/beta fold hydrolase — protein MNATSSPDLFYDNRTNRNSSNSDANLDIDAYTDASQAFETHSNPDTSVPLHSDLYEQIDQLEAIDVDELLKLLADEGDETTTQYVTLADFFEGLAQLATMGVVEITDIVEAIHREVILRPLGLFNEKYLNSWQRGITGRIYGTIRHIVLLVGNNLASVLRLYKNNVRQKTAQPLPDALKKLVHVLNGVMGDHLVTHKNVLAVPMKLYDREGKLQSNTLSGRVTILCHGLCMSHLSWQSQDDHIGLGDAIAKSQPETTVLYLDYNTGRRISRSGRQFSQLLQNLVDDNPNISQIDLVGHSMGGLVSRSALFYAEQEHLDWIMRVGNLITLGSPHHGAVLERIGNHVQDIIAKLPFAGSLAKLGDMRSAGIIDLRHGSIRDADWNALEGRSVLPQDFRHPARLPSGIKTYFAASALIETHYDSKMTSLLGDGLVSVASALGEDDVEHALFVPDGHKAVFYGVSHMNLINSRRVREQVVEWLLDNGHSDYADRPRIYSYPKSLALAL, from the coding sequence ATGAATGCTACGAGCAGTCCAGATTTATTCTATGATAACCGTACTAATCGAAATAGTAGTAACAGCGATGCCAACCTCGATATCGATGCGTATACGGATGCAAGTCAGGCGTTTGAAACCCATTCAAATCCAGATACCAGCGTGCCTTTACACAGCGATTTGTACGAGCAAATCGACCAGTTAGAAGCCATTGATGTCGATGAGCTGCTTAAGTTACTGGCAGATGAAGGTGATGAGACAACCACCCAATATGTTACGTTGGCTGATTTTTTTGAAGGCTTAGCACAGCTTGCGACGATGGGTGTGGTTGAGATTACTGATATTGTGGAAGCCATCCACCGTGAAGTCATTTTACGCCCTTTGGGCCTTTTTAATGAAAAATATCTCAATAGCTGGCAGCGCGGTATCACTGGACGTATATACGGTACGATACGCCATATTGTACTATTGGTGGGCAATAATCTGGCCTCAGTGCTGCGCTTATACAAAAATAACGTACGCCAAAAAACGGCACAGCCACTGCCTGATGCCTTAAAAAAATTGGTACATGTGCTCAATGGTGTCATGGGCGACCATCTTGTGACGCATAAAAATGTCCTTGCTGTACCTATGAAGCTATACGATAGAGAGGGTAAGCTGCAAAGCAATACTCTATCAGGTCGTGTCACTATTTTATGTCATGGCTTGTGTATGAGTCATTTGAGCTGGCAATCACAAGACGACCATATTGGCTTGGGTGATGCCATCGCTAAGAGTCAACCAGAAACGACGGTCTTATACCTTGATTATAATACAGGGCGGCGTATCTCGCGTAGCGGTCGTCAGTTTTCGCAATTATTACAAAACTTGGTCGATGACAATCCCAATATCAGTCAGATAGATTTGGTTGGTCATAGCATGGGCGGTTTGGTTTCGCGCAGTGCGCTGTTTTATGCCGAGCAAGAGCATTTAGATTGGATCATGCGCGTCGGTAATCTGATCACGCTAGGCTCACCGCATCATGGTGCTGTGCTTGAACGTATTGGCAATCATGTGCAAGACATCATTGCCAAGCTGCCGTTTGCAGGGTCACTTGCCAAGCTTGGAGATATGCGTAGTGCGGGCATTATTGATCTGCGTCATGGCAGTATTCGAGATGCTGACTGGAATGCACTAGAAGGTCGTAGCGTACTGCCACAAGATTTTCGCCATCCTGCACGCTTGCCAAGTGGTATCAAAACCTATTTTGCTGCCAGTGCTTTGATTGAAACGCATTATGATTCTAAGATGACGAGCTTATTGGGTGATGGTTTGGTCTCAGTGGCATCAGCGCTTGGGGAAGATGATGTCGAGCATGCGTTGTTTGTGCCAGATGGACACAAAGCGGTATTTTATGGCGTGAGTCACATGAACTTAATTAACAGTAGACGGGTTCGTGAGCAAGTAGTGGAGTGGCTCTTGGACAATGGTCACAGTGATTATGCGGACAGACCGCGAATATACTCTTATCCAAAAAGTTTGGCGCTCGCGTTGTAA
- a CDS encoding Hsp33 family molecular chaperone HslO, with translation MTQDTQVPNTDSQATGHHSDNDVRQRFFIEDSPVRGDVVRLSRSYASTISQKPYPEAIKRLLGEMLTAASLLISTVKINGRLSIQLQSSDSDSLLNWAMAECDQDGIIRALASWKGETDEQGQAWENMTHAKEAFAELGAPGQGVLFINIQPEGGEPYQGIVERSHDNLADCLAHYQKQSAQIPTLINLASDGLQAGGILVQMLPRTAEETYEVEQNEDAGIDDDLWIRLSVLTRTLKAEELTTLDANEILYRLYHEESVVAPDPVPLSFGCTCSREKCEMAIEQIGEAEALEIVEEQGGTFEMDCGFCGEVYKFDKDDVAAIFAE, from the coding sequence ATGACACAAGATACTCAAGTCCCTAACACAGATAGCCAAGCCACTGGCCACCATAGCGACAATGACGTACGTCAGCGCTTTTTTATCGAGGACTCGCCAGTGCGCGGTGATGTGGTGCGCCTATCACGAAGCTACGCGAGCACCATCTCTCAAAAGCCTTATCCTGAAGCCATCAAACGCTTATTAGGCGAGATGTTGACGGCAGCAAGTTTGCTTATCAGTACGGTTAAAATAAACGGCCGCTTGTCGATTCAGCTGCAATCATCAGACAGCGACAGCTTGCTCAATTGGGCGATGGCAGAATGCGATCAAGATGGCATCATTCGCGCGCTTGCCAGCTGGAAGGGCGAGACGGACGAGCAAGGGCAGGCATGGGAAAACATGACTCATGCCAAAGAAGCATTTGCAGAGCTTGGTGCTCCCGGTCAGGGCGTATTGTTTATCAATATCCAACCTGAAGGTGGCGAGCCATACCAAGGTATCGTTGAGCGCAGTCATGACAATTTGGCAGATTGCTTGGCACATTATCAGAAGCAGTCGGCGCAGATTCCAACGCTGATTAACTTAGCTTCTGACGGCTTACAAGCGGGCGGCATATTGGTACAGATGTTACCTCGTACGGCAGAAGAAACGTATGAAGTTGAGCAAAACGAAGATGCTGGTATCGATGATGATTTGTGGATACGTCTGAGTGTGTTGACACGAACGCTGAAAGCAGAAGAGCTGACCACGCTTGATGCCAACGAAATTTTGTATCGCTTGTACCACGAGGAAAGCGTTGTCGCTCCGGACCCTGTACCGTTATCCTTTGGTTGTACTTGCTCACGCGAAAAATGCGAAATGGCAATTGAGCAAATCGGCGAAGCGGAAGCGCTTGAGATCGTTGAAGAGCAAGGCGGTACGTTTGAGATGGACTGCGGATTCTGCGGTGAAGTCTATAAGTTTGATAAAGACGATGTGGCAGCGATATTTGCTGAGTAG